GCGGCGTGAAATCGGCTTTCACAATGTAGCTATGCACGCCGAGCTTGCGCAGTCCATCCGGCGCTTCTTCTTCGCCGAGATTCGTTAGTACGATGACGGGCGTCTGCTTGTGGCTCGGCAACGCGCGGATTAGCGAAAGCGCTTCAACACCGTTCATGTTTGGCATTTGCAAGTCAAGCAGAATCAAATCCGGATGGAACTTTTTTACGATTGCAACGCCTGCTTCGCCGTCACTAGCCGTCGCGACATCAAACCCCGCCGCCTCAAACTTCATGCGGTACATTTGGTTGATCACTTGGTCGTCTTCAATTATCGCAATCTTTGTCATATTATTAATATAATAGCATAAACAGCTAAGACTGGGGAGCAAAAATATGCAGGATCGACTGAAGCGACCGGAAATATTGCCGATGGGCGGCAGGTTGTTGGAATTAAACCCGGAGATTGTAGCTCTTTACGGAGAAGTTGAAGCAGGAAGCGAGCGATTGCCGGTGAGCATCGCTGAGCGCACCGATCCAGCGTATGAAAACCCAGAAAAAATCAAAGAAGTACTTGATTATTTAAGTGTCGCCGACGGTAAAGTGCAGCTTGCACGCATGGGCGAGATGGGCGGCATTGCGCATCGTTTTAGCTACCTGGCGTCGGGCGAGGTTTTGCGCCGATCGTGGGATAGCCATGTCAATGCAAGCAATCCAGTCGAAGACGCGCGCCGGCAATATTTATACGGACCGGATCAGGTTGACGCGGAGGCATGGTGGCGGCAAGGCGGCAGCGCGATGGCGCTTGTGACGATTGTCAATGCGTTTGATTTGGCAGCGAGCGATGACCCTGAGCACCACGGCTATCCAACTATGAGCAGTCCGATCGACGAGCGGATATTGAGTCATCATTTTGGTGATGACGTACCAGAGTTGTCAGGATTGTCACTCCATTCGGCGGTTGCGGCGACGGTGCAAAATTTCGGCGTGGTACGCGGGTTGCCGCCGCTGAGTGCCGCGGAATGCGTTAAGCGTGCCGACGAAAAGATGCAGCGCCTAGGCGACTTTGTGCATGCCTCAAATTCGGCGGAATTCTTGGACGTGATTCGCTATTGTGCAGATGGTATCGGTATTCGCGAGCGTATGAAGCTTGTGAATGATGCGATCACAGAATTTGCTGCGGACGAAGAAGTCGGGCACTCGCCGATTATCGTCAGTTTGGGGTGCGGCACGGCGCTGCCAATGCTGGAATTGATAAAGCAATTGCACGAGCACGGCAAGACGCCGCGGGTCGTTTTGATTGATCAAGACCCAATCGCGCTCGCTGCCGCACAGCAGATGGCGGAGCAGCGCGGATTGAGCGGCTCAATTGAGTTGCACTGCAGGAAGTTATTCAATAAAATCGGAAAACCGCTCGACCTGAAAGAGATTTTGAGCGGACGGGTTCCGGCTGTGATTGAAAACTCCGGTTTAGGCGAATATGTGCCGGATATACCGTATCGACGGTTGCTGTGCGAGGCGTATGGTGCACTTGGTACGGGCGGCTTACTTGTGAATTGCAGTACAAACGAAAATCGTCCGCATAAAAACTTTTTAGCGGATGCGATGGGCTGGCCGGCGAGAGTCCGGCGCCGCAGCCTGTCAGACATGGCCGATATGCTTGACGCAAGCAAAATCCCGCTTGACCGTACCGAAGCACGCGTGACTGCAAGCGGCGTCTACACGGGATATTTCACGCGCAAACTCTAGCGCTGCTCTTTCAAACCGTGTACTATAAAAGTATCGTGATAGTGCTAATGCTTGTGGGATTGACGATCTGCTACCTGATTTTGGCAGGATTGTCACTCTATGGCAATACGCGCCGAACAGCGAACGTACTGTTTAGTCTGATTGCTGTTTGTTTTGCAGTATGGTCGTTTGGTATGGCGCTATTTATGGATGGATCGAGCACCTCAATGATGAGACTCGGTGCGAAGTTATTCTACTTTGCTGCGACATGTTTTGCGCCGCTTTTGCTTTTTTTCATCGTATGCTATCCGCGCGTGCGAAAGATTGTGCGTTACGCGGCAATTGTGCCGATCGTGACAACGACGATCATTGCTGTATTGCTTGCGTTGTATCCGAATTTTATCATCACTACGATAACGCTGGACTCAAACGGTTGGACGATAGAAGTAAACCGCATTGGCTATATCGTGTTTGCGGTACCGTTTGTCGCATACTTTTTCGCTGCAATGTGTGTAGATTTGTGGCGGAGGCTGCACTATTCATCGGGCATGTGGGTGCGCCGATTGTATTATATGAGCGGTATTGCTGCGACGAGTATTCCAGGGTTTGTGTTTGATTTGGTGCTGCCGTTTTATGGCGAATATCGGTGGATTTGGATTGGCCCGCTTGCGTCGGTAATATTTCTGGGTACGACGCTGTACAGCATGGCGCGCTTCCGCATGCTGCATGTAAAATCATTTTTGGTGCAGGCGGTGACGTACGCGAGTTTAATTGTGACGCTTGCAGCTTGCTATGGTGCGGCGTTTTTTGGATTGTCGCAAGTATTTTTGCCGCAAATGTCAAAACCATCGTCGGGCATGTTTATTCTCAATACGATTCTCGTGCTGGCGGCGGCGTTTGCATTCCAGCCGCTTCGCCGAATGTTTGATCGGTATGCGGAGCGCATTTTTTATCATCGCAAGTATAGCGCAGAGCATGTGGTCAACGTTCTGACGCGGCTAACTGTACGGTCGACCGACCTTGATACGCTGCTTCATTCGTATCTGCGGGCGTTCTCTGATATGTTTCGTCCGCGCTATGCCGCCGTTGTTTTCAAAGATGCGCAGCATAAACCATACGCCGTCGGTAAACGACTAACGGCGCATATGGCGTACGATGCGATCACGCAACTCAAACAGAATGGCACAATTAGCATGCACGGTATCGCGGTTCTCCTGCCGCTTTGCGTCTCTACACAGGAGATCGGCTATTTAGTAGTTGGCGAAGGAAAAGATGAACGCGAATATCGTAAACGGGATATAGCCTTGTTTGGCGTGCTGGCAGATCAATTATCAATAGCGCTCTTAAATATTTTTCGCTTGGAAGAAATTCGCCGCTTCGCTGGCACTCTGGAGCATGAAGTCAATGATGCGACGGCACAATTGCGCCGGTCAAACGAGCAGCTGCGGTTTCTTGATACGGTAAAAGATGAATTTGTGAGCATGGCGAGCCACCAGCTGCGCACGCCGCTCACAAGCGTTAAAGGTTATTTAAGCATGGTGCTCGACGGCGACGCGGGCGAAATCAGCGCTTCGCAGCGGCAGTTATTGCAAGAAGCCTTTACGAGCAGCGAGCGCATGGTGCATTTGATCAGCGATTTTCTGAACGTGAGCCGGCTACAAACGGGCAAGTTTGTTATTGATCGAGTGCAGACAGATCTAGTATCTCTGGTCGCTGAAGAGGTTGCGAATGTCAGCCAGGTAGCGTCGGCGCACAAGGTGAATGTGAGGTTCCGTAAGCCTGCGCGCTTTCCGCTATTGTATTTAGATGAGAATAAATTGCGCCAGGTGATTATGAATTTGATTGATAACGCGATTTATTATTCGCCGAACGCTGATACAGTACGCGTGCGTTTGTCGATTGAGGATGGCGATGTAGTACTGCGAGTCGTCGACCATGGTATAGGCGTGCCAAAAGACGCGCAAAAGCGGCTTTTCACGAAATTTTTCCGCGCCGAAAATGCCCGCCGCCAGCGCCCAGACGGTACGGGTATAGGTCTGTATCTTGCGAAAAAAGTGATACACGGGCACGGCGGCTCGCTTATTTTTGAGTCGGAGCTTGGAAAAGGTAGTACTTTTGGATTTCGACTGCCGATTCGCCGGCTGGAAAAGCCGCCGAAAAAGACCGTTCCGTAACGTTTTGCTTAGCGGCAGAGCGCTTGCGCTATAAAGTGCCATCTGGTAAAATAGAGTAACGCGCTTTAGTAATTGCGTAGGGCATATACCTACCTCTGCGGCCTTATCGTCTAACGGTTAGGACACCAGGTTTTCATCCTGGCAATCCGGGTTCGATTCCCGGTAAGGTCACCATCAAAGGATTTATCATCCATTCGGATACGAAACAGCTCGTTTACCTCTGGTAGCGGGCTGTTTTTGTGAGTTCCAAACTTTATTTCATCGTAGGTGGGGATTTTGTTAAAGATGGCGGCGAAAAAGGCGGCTTTTCGCAAGGGATTACAGAGGTCAAGTAGTAGTTCTGGCAGGTGTTCCAAAATATATTTAGCGTATTGCAAGACTTGGTTGAATTCGGCTTGCAAATTAGGCTGATTGGCGATTTCTTTGTCTAGGTTTGCTAGTTCGTTTTCGGCGTTAACGATATCCTCTTCCAAGTACGTAAGTGCTGTTTTGCTCGTAACAACGCGCATTTTGTCCACGGTCGCCCGAATCTGGTTTTGCAGGCTCTGGCGGTGCTCTAGGCGCTGCTGATTAGCTTCTAGCTGCTTTGCTTGGCGTTCGCGCCACAGCTCGGCAATAGCAGCGATAATGTCATCAACGTACTCTGACTTTACGGTAATAGTCCGTACAAAATCCTCAATCGTCTTGTCGAACTCGGGCTTGGGCACGCGAAAATAATGCCCATTGCGACTACAATGATACGCCGGATAATACGCGCCCATCTTGCCACGCGAAGCGCTGCCAGAAAGGGTTTTGCCGCACTTCGGACAAGCAACGACCTGTTTGTACGGATATTCTGGATTGTAAATTTGTTTATTTTTCAAATGCTCGGGCACAGATCTACGCTTGATGGTTATCATGTCGCGGCTGTCAATTTCCACAAAAATTCGTCCGCGATTCGCTTCATTAAAAAGCTCGATGCTAACCAATCCATCAAACTGCGCCTTGACTGGCTGGTCGTGCGTCCATTTTTCTTTGATGATACCGCAATAAACCAGTTTACTAGCGTATTGGTCAATCATTTTGGCCGTCATTTGCTTGCCGCCAATTTGCCGCTTAATTTTGGTTCGGTCATATTTATCGCGCACAATCGTAACACGCGAGCGAAACCCCATCGAATTTAGTTCGTCCGCGATTTGCTGATTGGTATAAATATGAGCGGCGCGCATTTCAAAAAGTTTGATAATAAATTTCGCCTCGTTCTCATCAGGCTTCAAAATCGTACGCCGACCATTTTTCGTATCCACCTTAACACTGCGAAAACCATAGTGCGGACGACGCATCCAATAACCGAGCTGAGTGTAGCGAATTTCCGCGCCAATCATCCGACTCATGATGTCGCGCATCTCGTCTTTGGCACGCTCTGCTTCCAAGTATTCCGATTTTTGCGTTGGGTTAAACTCGCTCCAATAATACTTAAATCCGGTGTGCTCTAACGTGTTAATTTGCTGTTTACCAATTACGCCGTACATATCCTCAAGGGCGATACCCAGCCGCGTCAACTGTCTCTTCAACGGCGAATAATAATCGCCGCCACCGCGCGTAAAGCGGTCGATTGATTTAATCAGCACGACTTGAAAGCCTTTGCTTTTGTCTTTGCAGGCGTCGATTACTTTTTGCATCGGCTGCGTTTCGTGTGACGCTGATTCAAGCAAAATAATCGTCTCGGTAATTATGATATTGTGCGCTCTAGCGTAAGCTTCGCCTTGCTCGCGCTGCGCTTCGGGCGA
This portion of the TM7 phylum sp. oral taxon 349 genome encodes:
- a CDS encoding response regulator, which produces MTKIAIIEDDQVINQMYRMKFEAAGFDVATASDGEAGVAIVKKFHPDLILLDLQMPNMNGVEALSLIRALPSHKQTPVIVLTNLGEEEAPDGLRKLGVHSYIVKADFTPRQVVERVKHALNIR
- a CDS encoding class I SAM-dependent methyltransferase; protein product: MQDRLKRPEILPMGGRLLELNPEIVALYGEVEAGSERLPVSIAERTDPAYENPEKIKEVLDYLSVADGKVQLARMGEMGGIAHRFSYLASGEVLRRSWDSHVNASNPVEDARRQYLYGPDQVDAEAWWRQGGSAMALVTIVNAFDLAASDDPEHHGYPTMSSPIDERILSHHFGDDVPELSGLSLHSAVAATVQNFGVVRGLPPLSAAECVKRADEKMQRLGDFVHASNSAEFLDVIRYCADGIGIRERMKLVNDAITEFAADEEVGHSPIIVSLGCGTALPMLELIKQLHEHGKTPRVVLIDQDPIALAAAQQMAEQRGLSGSIELHCRKLFNKIGKPLDLKEILSGRVPAVIENSGLGEYVPDIPYRRLLCEAYGALGTGGLLVNCSTNENRPHKNFLADAMGWPARVRRRSLSDMADMLDASKIPLDRTEARVTASGVYTGYFTRKL